Proteins found in one Candidatus Tisiphia endosymbiont of Beris chalybata genomic segment:
- a CDS encoding IS982 family transposase, translated as MTLEEFIITVYCFIEEKMTIITKNIKVRKAGFPPCLSDVEALTMEVVGEFIGLHQDKQIWEYFKRHFQEWFPNLKSRPSYVKQCSGLLSIKNMLLADLFKSASKSDLHMIDGVPIPVINLARATRGRCFKEYADYGYCASKDSYYYGFLGHVLINEEGRIAGFMITPANGSEREALQVMSPNISGMVLGDKGYLGQDLKDELATKNIDLQTPLKKNMKDNRSKNFLKWITATRRLIETVIGQLTERFAINAIRVKSYWHLQSRIARKLLAHTIATFLTKSLKLVPTQLEKLVTC; from the coding sequence ATGACCCTAGAAGAGTTTATCATTACTGTGTATTGTTTCATAGAAGAAAAAATGACTATAATAACCAAAAATATCAAAGTAAGGAAAGCAGGATTTCCACCTTGCTTAAGTGACGTGGAAGCATTAACAATGGAAGTGGTGGGAGAATTTATCGGTTTGCACCAAGACAAGCAGATATGGGAATATTTTAAACGTCATTTTCAAGAATGGTTTCCCAATCTAAAGAGTAGACCGTCTTATGTGAAGCAATGTAGCGGTCTTTTATCTATTAAGAACATGCTGCTTGCCGACTTGTTTAAGAGTGCAAGCAAATCAGATCTGCATATGATAGATGGGGTACCGATTCCTGTAATAAATTTGGCCCGAGCAACGAGAGGGCGATGTTTTAAGGAATACGCTGACTATGGGTACTGCGCTTCGAAAGATAGCTATTATTACGGTTTTCTAGGACACGTATTAATTAATGAAGAAGGTCGAATAGCTGGATTCATGATAACTCCTGCTAATGGGTCTGAACGTGAAGCTCTGCAAGTAATGTCTCCTAATATTAGTGGCATGGTACTGGGCGATAAAGGCTATCTTGGTCAGGATTTAAAAGATGAGTTGGCCACCAAAAACATTGATTTACAAACACCTTTAAAAAAGAATATGAAGGATAATAGATCCAAGAATTTCCTTAAATGGATTACTGCTACTCGTCGTTTAATTGAAACTGTTATTGGTCAGCTTACAGAACGTTTTGCTATTAATGCTATCAGAGTTAAGAGTTACTGGCATCTACAATCTCGCATCGCTAGAAAATTACTTGCTCATACTATTGCTACATTTTTGACAAAGTCTTTAAAACTTGTGCCAACACAACTCGAAAAATTAGTTACCTGCTAA